TCGAATTTTCATTAAATTCCTCCAATTTAATTATATCAATAAAATTAGGAAAAGATATTTTCCCAATTTATATCGCAAATACTATCTACCTCTGATATCTCTGGCACCCTAAAAAGTTTTTCCAAAAACATACAAGCAGAACCAACAGCAACATCATACTCTCCAAAATTGGATCTTACAAAGTTACAACCAGAGATCTCTTTTGATATGTAGTGATCACTATACTCTGTCTCAATTAGAGCATTTATCCTATCCGTATAACGGCTAACATCACCACCAACAACAACTCTCTCTGGGTTTAAAACAGATATTATAGGAGTAAAATTAAGTAACAACTCCTCTAATACTTCATCTGTTAATACACCTTGAAGTCTACTAAAAGACCTCTTAGCCTTATCTGAACCAAACTGATAATCATCTTTACTTCTCCAGAAAAGACTTTTAAATTCACCTGACTGATTATTAAAACCAGGATAAACCTTATTATCAATTACAATTCCCATACCAAAACCAATACCAACTTCAATATTATGTACTAAGTAGTGTTTGTTAAGCTCTCCTAATAAAAATAGAAAATTCCCATCTCTATCATTATTAAAAAATATCTCACCCCACGCACAACAGTTAGCATCATTCTCAATTAAAAAAGGAAACTTATACAACTCTTGTAATTTATTTCCAATTTCATAGTCAAAAATCTTAAATGGATCTGATTTAATAATAGTCCCTGAAGACGTATCAACATTACCAGGAAGACCTATTGTACATCCTAGAATCTTTTTTACACCTTCAAAATCAGATCTTACCCTCTCAATAGCAAGGGTTACAATTTCATCTAAGGTAAGTATCTCATGTAACTTTATCTCTTCTTTAAAAACAACTGATCCATCTAAACACAATATTGCCAGCTTACACTTATCAGGTTGTATATTAAGACCTAAAACATAACCAAAATCAGCTTTAATTCTTAAATTTATAGGTTTTCGTCCCCCCTTAGGCATAGACTCACCTACATTTGCAACCTCAATTAAGTTGTTTTCAAGTAGAACAGATACAATATTTGAAACAGAAGTTTTATCCATCTCAATATCCTTCGAAATATCTACCCGACTAATCCCTTCACTCTTCCATATACTTCTAGCAACCAGGGCAAGGTTATGTTGCCTTTGAAAACTCTTATTTGATGCTTTCATCTATTATCCCTGCCTCCTAGGTTAGTAAGTTAACTTAACTAACATCAATCTACTCCCCTTTATGTAGCCTGTCAAGAAAAAAAACGAAAATAATAAAAACACCTTCTAACCCTTATATTTAGGGGTTAAACAGCTATATTATCGTGAAAACTAGAACAAAACAAGCCGAATAAAACAAAATATTTCTAACATTTATTTTTTTATTTTATAATCATCATAATAAAAAAAATAACAATAAGTATTTAAAATCATACAAACTAATTGCTTTTTCGCTAAAACCGTATAATAATGGGTTAATAATCAATTTAAGGAGTTTTAAATGAGCTGGAAGCTTACTGATAAACATTTTATACTTACAAATCCACAGGAGTTGCGAAGTTGGTATAACTATATATCAAATTCTGACTATGGAATTAAAATATCCCATTTAGGAGATGCCTACTCAACAACAATAAAGGAGCCTAGAACTGTTGTAACAAACTATGATTTTTTTACACCAAATAAAGGTAGATTTGTATATATAAAAGATTCCGATACAATCTGGAGTCCCTCATTCTATCCTGTAGAAGAGAGTCTTGACTCCTATAAGTGTTTACACGCTCCAGGTTACACTCAGTTTGATTCAATTAAAAACGATGTTAGGGTTTGCCATTCTATATTTTTACCACAAAAAGGAACCTTCGAGATTGGATTAATTAATATTAAAAACCATTCAAATAGGGTTAAAAAAATATCAGTAACTCCGGAGGTTGAATTTCTACTATATGACTCCTTTGGTGTTGATCCTGTATACTACTCATGGTATACAAACTCATCCTATGAAAAGGATACTAACTCATTAATCTTTAAAAAGTTACAGGGTGGAGCTGATACAGTTACTGGATTTTTTACTTCAACTCTCTCTCCATCATTTTATGACGCAAGTTTTTTTGCTTTTAAAGGTAACGGTTCACAAAGAAAACCTGAGTCTGTTATAAATGGACAACTTAAAAATTCCACTAGTGGTGGTGATCCATATATAGGTGCATTCCAATTTGACTTAGAGTTAAAACCAGGAGAAGAGAGGGAGTTTGCAATTTTTCTAGGAGTTGATAAAAATAATATTCAACTAATTAAAAAAGATTTCCCTACAACAGATGAGGTAAAAAAAGAGTTCACTATTGTTAAAGAAGATTGGCTAAAAAAGATAAATAAGGCTGAAATTGAACAACTTGATGATAGTATCTTTAAAAACTACTTAAAAACATTCTTCCCATATCAAATTTATCAACAGTCCGAAGGTTTAGTTAGAATACCTTTTAGAGGATATAGGGATGTAGCCCAGGACGCTATGAGTCTAAGTTATTACAACCCAAAGGGTGCTAAAGATATTATTCTTACAATGTGTACTAAACAGTTTGATAATGGTCGTTGTCTACGACAGTGGAATACTGGTGGTGGTTTTAATGATGAGAGAGATTTCAGAGATCTTGCATTTTGGTTACCTATAGCAGTTGAACGTTATATACAAAATACTGGGGATAAAGGGATTTTAGATATTAAAATGAAATACTTCCAGTCAGAAACTGAAGAGAGTGTCTACTCCCACTGTATAAAAGGAATTAATTACAGCCTACAAATTGGTGATCATGGCCTTGTAAAAATGGGAGTTGGGGACTGGAATGATGCTCTATCAGGCCTTGGCCTAGAAGGTGGAAGTGTTTGGCTAAATCAATTTGCCTACTACGCCCTTGAAAAATTAGAAATATTAGATAATTTAACAGTAGAAAACCATAATCTAAATATAAACTCTTTAAAAGATACCCTATACAAGGGAGTAATGGAGTATTGGACTGGCGAGTGGTTTGGAAGAGGAATTTCTGATAAAGGTGTAAAACTAGGACTTGAAGATAGGATTTTCCTTCTTCCCCAAGCATGGTTTACAATATCTGGAATGGGAAAACGAGATCCAGAAAAAGCGTCTATTGCCCTAGATAATATGGTTAAAAAACTTTCTACACCAAACGGATTAATGATCTGTGATCCAGGATGGGATGAACCTGATGAAACTGTTGGGAATTTATCAGCCCTAGCCCCAGGATTAGCAGAGAATTTTGCAGTATATAATCACGCCTCACTTTACGGTGTATACGCCCTTTTAATGGCTAACAAGAATAGTGAAGGTATGGATTTCTTAAAAAGAGCACTTCCTATGTATAAGGATTATACTCAAACACGTAGTGAACCATTTGTATTAGTAAACTACTACAATGGTGGATATTATAAAGATAAAGAAGGAAATGGAGGTATACCTTGGCTTACTGGAACAGTTTGTTGGTTAGCCCTTGGACTTTTTGATTTTATCATCCCCAAAAAACTAAAAATAGAAGAATAAACATAGAGAGGTCTAAATGAAAATATATATTAGTCATCCAGGTTATACAGTCTCCACAAGTAAAAAAGCTGTTTTAAAAACCACAAAAGAGTTCGCAACTAAGAGTTTTAATATAATTGATAGAGAAACAAATCAGGTTGCCTACACTGGATCTATCCAACGTGTTGGATATGTGGAAAAGTGGAAGGATTGGTATTTCTTTACATTAGACTTCTCTAATTTTAAAACCTTAGGTAGGTACTATATTGATATAGATGGATCTACCTCGGAGGTATTTAATATTGTTGAAACCATATTCGACTCTAACCTTCACAATGAGATATTATGTTATTTTAGATCCCA
Above is a genomic segment from Thiospirochaeta perfilievii containing:
- a CDS encoding GH36-type glycosyl hydrolase domain-containing protein, which encodes MSWKLTDKHFILTNPQELRSWYNYISNSDYGIKISHLGDAYSTTIKEPRTVVTNYDFFTPNKGRFVYIKDSDTIWSPSFYPVEESLDSYKCLHAPGYTQFDSIKNDVRVCHSIFLPQKGTFEIGLINIKNHSNRVKKISVTPEVEFLLYDSFGVDPVYYSWYTNSSYEKDTNSLIFKKLQGGADTVTGFFTSTLSPSFYDASFFAFKGNGSQRKPESVINGQLKNSTSGGDPYIGAFQFDLELKPGEEREFAIFLGVDKNNIQLIKKDFPTTDEVKKEFTIVKEDWLKKINKAEIEQLDDSIFKNYLKTFFPYQIYQQSEGLVRIPFRGYRDVAQDAMSLSYYNPKGAKDIILTMCTKQFDNGRCLRQWNTGGGFNDERDFRDLAFWLPIAVERYIQNTGDKGILDIKMKYFQSETEESVYSHCIKGINYSLQIGDHGLVKMGVGDWNDALSGLGLEGGSVWLNQFAYYALEKLEILDNLTVENHNLNINSLKDTLYKGVMEYWTGEWFGRGISDKGVKLGLEDRIFLLPQAWFTISGMGKRDPEKASIALDNMVKKLSTPNGLMICDPGWDEPDETVGNLSALAPGLAENFAVYNHASLYGVYALLMANKNSEGMDFLKRALPMYKDYTQTRSEPFVLVNYYNGGYYKDKEGNGGIPWLTGTVCWLALGLFDFIIPKKLKIEE
- a CDS encoding ROK family transcriptional regulator yields the protein MKASNKSFQRQHNLALVARSIWKSEGISRVDISKDIEMDKTSVSNIVSVLLENNLIEVANVGESMPKGGRKPINLRIKADFGYVLGLNIQPDKCKLAILCLDGSVVFKEEIKLHEILTLDEIVTLAIERVRSDFEGVKKILGCTIGLPGNVDTSSGTIIKSDPFKIFDYEIGNKLQELYKFPFLIENDANCCAWGEIFFNNDRDGNFLFLLGELNKHYLVHNIEVGIGFGMGIVIDNKVYPGFNNQSGEFKSLFWRSKDDYQFGSDKAKRSFSRLQGVLTDEVLEELLLNFTPIISVLNPERVVVGGDVSRYTDRINALIETEYSDHYISKEISGCNFVRSNFGEYDVAVGSACMFLEKLFRVPEISEVDSICDINWENIFS